The following proteins are co-located in the Amphiprion ocellaris isolate individual 3 ecotype Okinawa chromosome 7, ASM2253959v1, whole genome shotgun sequence genome:
- the LOC129347292 gene encoding uncharacterized protein LOC129347292, which produces MDAKPEASKSDKGSKTAKSSRSSTSSTAIQARAQAEAAKARASYADTEAKLKVESAAKEAELQLSKAKLDAELKALEYKREAAAAIAQAEALEAAEELESDKSDSIARENLEKDIKTRTQEYVEKQAHLQSQPNQATAASQFTGPDSDGSFVTWHAPSPKDVHAQTSENNAQENAAFSDNDLKRCSHANNYDGQNGPQAKPKSTQYAHGFSLNAAAPSYVPRGMGPPISTTSDTEHLACYLARRNLISTSLYPFDDKPESYRAWQSSFVNTTEGVGLTATETLDLLVKWLGTESAKHVKRIRSVHAGNPNVALEKAWARLQECYAAPEVTEKALFKRLDNFPKVSAKDYSKLRDLGDLLMEIQGAKEEGYLKGLSYLDTARGIGPIIEKLPYGIQDKWLTVGSRYKEEYKGQFPPFDYFTSFICNEACRRNDPSFLFSRSHERQHEALSRSFGNKISVHKTEVSTGANQPTNPQVMHLKGLEKNCLIHNKAHPLRKCRAFRAKSIEERKTILKQSGICFKCCAATSHLAKDCKAQVKCSECNSDHHDTAMHISVPPQGSTRPAPPARDGGEEEQTDIDTAVSSQCTQVCGPGLTGRSCSKICLVRVYHQGQRGKAANMYAILDDQSNCSLVRSDFFELFNVKSPLFPYKLKTCAGPLETSGHKAEGFQIESLDGKRVLSLPPLIECNEIPNDRSEIPTPDAARCHSHLEKIAQYIPELDPNAEILILLGRDILRVHKVRQQVNGPHNAPFAQKLDLGWVLIGDVCLGNAHKPTVSSYRTNVLENGRPFICTPCNSSIKVIENTCQGGDQISKFRNKSLETLGQNVFNETASDNKLGPSIEDTIFLQLMDTEMFRDDSKHWVAPLPFRPQRQRLPNNREYALSRLYSLQKTLRRKPKVKDQFLEFMNKIFQNNHAEVAPPLLENEECWYLPTFGVFHPQKPHNISVVFDSSAKHSGMSLNDTLLKGPDLNNSLVGVLIRFRKEQVAILADIQQMFHCFLVCSDHRNYLRFLWHKDNDMSKEIINYRMRVHVFGNSPSPSVAIYGLRRAIKEGAHKHGADTVKFVERHFYVDDGLISVSTDNKAISLLQRTQASLSESNLRLHKFASNSSAVLQAFAPEDRAVLKDLDLSDEATPVQRSLGLIWVTTADTFTFKASEDKKLFTRRGVLSTVNSIFDPLGMLAPVTIEGKHLLREFCADKCDWDAPLPEGKLKQWELWRDSLQDLNKLHIPRAYTPTSLSKAEHKELCVFSDASVKAIGAVAYLRTIQAEGQVNVGFILGKAKLAPLSQPTIPRLELCAAVLAVEVADLIQDELDLKLDSVKFFCDSKVVLGYIHNRTKRFHVYVHNRVQRIHQSTKPNQWFYVRTDDNPADHASRSVPAAYLSQTTWFTGPAFLHKPKLGPENTSETFELVNPETDTEIRAEVSSYLTQTQEKCFATRFQRFSSMHSLTRAIATLIHAIKTYKQNKSDTHKVVQQCKLPCTSDELAQARHVIIKAAQEEFFSQEMVALASNQPVPRNSALQKLNPVLKEDLIWVGGRLKHAQINATEWNPIILPKNSHISLLLVRQYHEQVKHQGRHFTEGALRAAGYWIIGGKRLIASVLHKCVTCRQLCRKVEQQLMADLPPERLQVSPPFTYVGVDVFGPWPVISRRTRGSHAENKRWAMLFCCMSSRAVHIEVIASLDTSSCINALRRFFAIRGPVKQIRSDCGTNFVAAAKELGLSQKNPNVSMQKFLSEQNCEWVFNPPHASHMGGSWERLIGLSRCILDAILLKDNIQLTHDVLCTLMMEVSAIINARPLVPVPNNPDSPSILCPAMILTQKVGVPPPQGEFTNKDLYSKQWRQVQAFADEFWRRWR; this is translated from the coding sequence ATGGACGCCAAGCCAGAAGCAAGCAAGTCAGACAAAGGctccaaaactgcaaaaagctCTCGCTCCTCCACATCTAGCACAGCAATTCAAGCACGAGCCCAGGCCGAAGCAGCCAAAGCACGAGCTTCATACGCCGACACGGAAGCAAAGCTTAAAGTAGAAAGTGCAGCAAAGGAAGCAGAGTTGCAGTTAAGCAAAGCAAAGTTGGACGCAGAGTTAAAAGCACTGGAATACAAgagagaggcagctgcagcCATAGCACAAGCTGAAGCATTAGAAGCGGCTGAAGAATTGGAGTCAGACAAATCAGATTCAATTGCTCGAGAAAATTTAGAAAAGGACATTAAGACAAGAACACAGGAATATGTTGAAAAACAGGCACATCTTCAGTCACAGCCAAACCAAGCCACTGCAGCTTCACAATTCACAGGACCTGATTCAGATGGAAGTTTTGTAACGTGGCATGCCCCATCACCAAAGGACGTGCATGCGCAGACCAGTGAAAATAATGCTCaagaaaatgcagctttcagCGACAATGATCTCAAACGTTGCAGCCATGCAAACAACTATGACGGGCAGAATGGACCCCAAGCGAAACCCAAGTCAACTCAATACGCTCACGGGTTTTCACTAAACGCTGCAGCACCATCGTATGTCCCACGAGGTATGGGCCCACCCATCAGCACAACATCGGATACAGAACACTTAGCTTGTTACTTGGCCCGCCGCAACTTAATAAGTACAAGTCTTTACCCGTTCGATGACAAACCCGAAAGTTACAGAGCATGGCAGTCATCATTCGTCAACACTACTGAAGGTGTAGGACTCACAGCCACTGAAACGTTGGATCTGCTAGTTAAGTGGCTCGGGACTGAGTCTGCCAAACATGTCAAAAGGATTCGATCAGTGCACGCAGGGAACCCAAATGTAGCGCTGGAGAAAGCCTGGGCACGCCTCCAAGAGTGCTACGCTGCACCTGAAGTGACAGAAAAGGCTCTGTTTAAAAGACTTGACAATTTCCCCAAAGTATCTGCCAAAGATTACAGCAAGCTGAGAGACTTGGGTGACTTGCTTATGGAAATTCAAGGTGCAAAAGAAGAGGGGTACTTAAAAGGACTCTCGTACTTGGATACTGCCAGAGGCATTGGCCCCATAATAGAAAAGCTTCCCTACGGGATTCAAGACAAGTGGCTCACAGTCGGCTCAAGGTATAAGGAAGAATACAAAGGTCAGTTTCCACCATTTGACTACTTCACCAGTTTCATCTGTAATGAAGCATGCAGGAGGAACGATCCAAGCTTTCTGTTTTCTCGCAGTCATGAAAGACAGCATGAAGCGCTTTCAAGGAGCTTTGGAAACAAAATATCAGTTCATAAAACTGAGGTTTCTACAGGGGCAAACCAGCCAACAAATCCACAAGTGATGCATCTCAAAGGACTAGAGAAAAACTGCCTTATCCACAACAAAGCACACCCACTGAGAAAGTGTAGAGCATTCAGAGCGAAAAGTATCGAGGAGAGGAAAACTATTCTCAAACAAAGTGGAATCTGTTTCAAATGCTGCGCGGCAACTAGTCATCTTGCAAAGGACTGCAAAGCCCAGGTAAAGTGTTCCGAGTGCAACAGCGACCACCACGACACAGCAATGCACATCAGCGTGCCACCTCAAGGTTCCACCAGGCCTGCTCCCCCAGCAAGAGACGGCGGGGAGGAGGAACAAACTGACATCGACACAGCAGTAAGTTCACAGTGTACTCAAGTTTGTGGTCCTGGGCTAACAGGTAGATCCTGCTCTAAGATCTGTCTGGTTCGAGTGTATCATCAAGGGCAACGTGGAAAAGCAGCCAACATGTACGCGATCCTCGACGACCAAAGTAATTGCTCCCTGGTCCGCTCAGACTTCTTTGAACTGTTCAATGTCAAAAGCCCTCTGTTCCCGTATAAACTAAAAACTTGTGCTGGGCCGCTTGAAACATCCGGACACAAAGCAGAAGGTTTCCAGATCGAATCTCTTGATGGAAAAAGAGTTCTCTCACTGCCGCCACTAATCGAATGCAACGAAATACCTAACGACCGTTCTGAAATCCCCACGCCAGATGCTGCTCGTTGTCACTCTCACCTCGAGAAAATTGCACAGTACATTCCGGAGCTTGACCCCAATGCGGAAATCCTGATCTTACTCGGGAGAGACATTCTGAGAGTTCACAAGGTTCGCCAACAAGTAAATGGTCCCCACAACGCTCCTTTCGCGCAGAAACTGGACCTGGGATGGGTCCTGATTGGAGACGTGTGTCTGGGAAATGCACACAAGCCTACAGTAAGCTCGTACAGAACCAACGTGTTAGAAAACGGCCGCCCTTTTATCTGCACGCCCTGCAACAGCTCTATCAAGGTGATCGAGAACACCTGCCAAGGCGGGGACCAAATAAGCAAATTCCGCAACAAATCACTGGAGACCTTGGGACAGAACGTGTTCAATGAAACAgcttctgacaataaacttggCCCATCCATTGAAGACACAATCTTTCTGCAGCTAATGGACACAGAAATGTTTAGGGACGACTCAAAGCACTGGGTGGCACCCCTTCCCTTCAGACCTCAGCGTCAGCGGCTCCCCAACAACCGTGAGTATGCTCTGTCTCGTCTCTACTCCCTTCAAAAGACTTTGCGAAGAAAGCCAAAGGTCAAAGACCAATTTCTTGAGTTCATGAACAAGATCTTTCAGAACAACCACGCTGAGGTTGCTCCGCCATTGCTAGAAAATGAGGAATGCTGGTATCTGCCGACTTTCGGAGTCTTTCATCCACAGAAGCCACACAACATAAGTGTGGTGTTTGACTCAAGCGCAAAGCACTCAGGGATGTCTCTGAACGACACTCTTCTCAAAGGCCCGGACCTAAACAACTCCCTTGTAGGGGTTTTGATTCGTTTTCGAAAGGAACAAGTGGCTATACTTGCAGATATTCAGCAAATGTTCCACTGCTTCCTCGTTTGCAGCGACCACCGGAACTACCTGAGATTTTTATGGCACAAAGACAACGACATGTCCAAAGAGATCATCAACTATAGGATGCGGGTGCATGTTTTCGGGAACAGCCCGTCTCCCTCTGTGGCCATCTATGGACTCAGGAGAGCTATCAAGGAAGGGGCACACAAACATGGAGCAGACACAGTCAAGTTCGTTGAGCGCCATTTTTATGTTGATGATGGCCTCATCAGTGTGTCAACAGACAACAAAGCCATAAGCCTCCTCCAGAGAACTCAAGCCTCGCTCAGTGAATCAAACTTGAGGCTGCACAAGTTCGCTTCGAACAGCAGCGCTGTCCTGCAAGCGTTCGCCCCAGAAGATCGAGCAGTTCTCAAAGACTTGGACCTCAGTGATGAAGCTACTCCAGTGCAACGTAGCTTAGGCTTGATATGGGTAACCACTGCGGACACCTTCACATTCAAAGCATCTGAAGACAAAAAGCTTTTCACGCGCAGAGGTGTTCTGTCTACGGTGAACAGTATATTTGATCCCCTAGGCATGCTCGCCCCTGTAACCATTGAGGGCAAACATCTGCTGAGAGAGTTCTGTGCTGACAAGTGTGATTGGGATGCTCCCCTTCCTGAAGGAAAGCTAAAACAGTGGGAGTTATGGAGGGACTCTCTACAAGATTTGAACAAGCTGCACATCCCAAGAGCATATACTCCTACGTCTCTCTCTAAAGCTGAACACAaagagctgtgtgtgttttccgaTGCATCTGTCAAAGCCATTGGAGCTGTGGCGTACCTCAGGACGATTCAAGCTGAAGGACAAGTCAATGTTGGATTCATTCTCGGAAAGGCTAAACTAGCTCCACTCTCCCAACCAACAATCCCACGTTTGGAACTGTGCGCTGCGGTACTGGCTGTGGAGGTTGCTGATCTCATCCAAGATGAACTGGACTTGAAGCTGGACTCTGTCAAATTTTTCTGTGACAGCAAAGTTGTCCTCGGATATATTCACAATCGGACTAAACGCTTCCATGTCTACGTTCACAACCGAGTCCAACGCATCCATCAGTCTACAAAACCAAACCAGTGGTTCTACGTTCGCACCGATGACAATCCTGCGGACCACGCATCCAGGTCGGTTCCAGCAGCATACCTTTCACAGACCACATGGTTCACTGGACCAGCTTTTCTGCACAAACCAAAACTTGGTcctgaaaacacatcagaaacCTTTGAACTTGTAAATCCTGAAACAGATACAGAGATACGAGCTGAAGTGAGCAGTTATTTGACACAAACTCAAGAGAAGTGTTTTGCCACACGTTTCCAACGCTTTTCATCTATGCATTCACTCACCAGAGCAATAGCAACTCTCATCCATGCGATCAAGacttacaaacaaaacaagtctgACACACACAAGGTAGTCCAGCAGTGCAAGCTTCCATGTACTTCTGATGAGTTGGCTCAAGCTAGACATGTCATTATCAAAGCGGCTCAAGAAGAGTTTTTCTCACAAGAAATGGTGGCTCTGGCAAGCAATCAACCTGTGCCCAGAAACAGTGCACTTCAAAAGCTTAATCCAGTTCTAAAAGAGGACTTGATTTGGGTCGGTGGCAGACTTAAACATGCTCAGATAAACGCAACAGAATGGAACCCGATCATCTTGCCAAAGAACAGTCACATTTCCCTGCTTCTAGTGAGACAATACCACGAACAAGTCAAACATCAAGGTCGTCACTTTACTGAAGGCGCCCTCCGAGCAGCAGGCTACTGGATCATTGGAGGAAAACGACTCATCGCCTCAGTTTTGCACAAGTGCGTGACATGTCGACAGCTGTGTCGTAAAGTAGAACAACAGCTCATGGCAGATCTGCCGCCAGAACGCTTGCAAGTGTCCCCTCCCTTCACGTACGTTGGAGTGGACGTGTTTGGGCCCTGGCCAGTCATTTCCAGGCGCACTAGAGGTAGCCACGCTGAGAACAAACGGTGGGCTATGCTCTTCTGCTGCATGAGTTCACGGGCTGTCCACATCGAGGTCATCGCTTCCTTGGACACCTCCAGCTGCATAAATGCACTCAGGAGGTTCTTCGCAATACGTGGACCTGTCAAGCAGATCCGATCAGACTGTGGAACAAACTTTGTGGCAGCAGCCAAAGAGCTGGGGCTGAGCCAGAAAAATCCAAATGTGTCAATGCAGAAGTTTTTAAGTGAGCAGAACTGTGAGTGGGTGTTCAATCCACCCCATGCTTCCCACATGGGGGGGTCCTGGGAAAGGCTTATCGGACTTTCAAGATGCATCCTGGACGCTATCTTGCTCAAAGACAACATTCAGCTCACCCACGATGTTTTGTGCACTCTAATGATGGAAGTATCCGCTATCATCAATGCCAGACCCTTGGTTCCAGTCCCAAACAATCCAGACTCACCTTCCATTCTCTGCCCTGCCATGATTCTCACACAGAAAGTGGGAGTCCCACCACCCCAAGGAGAATTCACAAACAAAGATCTCTACAGCAAACAATGGAGACAAGTCCAAGCTTTCGCGGACGAGTTCTGGCGTCGTTGGCGTTAG